Proteins found in one Myxococcus virescens genomic segment:
- a CDS encoding D-TA family PLP-dependent enzyme has protein sequence MNLDWLDMMTTPAALVDLDRVDANLKRVAMYTRQHGLRWRPHTKTHKTPEFAALQLAAGAQGVTVATVREAEVMATVCDDILLAYPPVGDDRLARLMALPPHVRLTVALDSGEALEMLSRAARRAGRTVGVLVELDLGMRRVGLQSTGDAIALAGNVAFGSGLEYRGITFYAGHLRLPQEQLGSAMRAQSERLAAFIEALTDSGLRPETVSGGSTPTLWRSHEVAGLTEIRPGINVFNDRNSATVGACAWDECAYSVLATVVSTTVPGQAVIDAGSKALAKEEGFTDAGGYGALLDMPDVLVRGLSEEHGLLDLSRTDWRPRVGDRVRVVPNHACASVNLHDRLHLLRQATWAGTHAITARGW, from the coding sequence ATGAATTTGGACTGGCTCGACATGATGACGACGCCCGCCGCCCTCGTGGACCTGGACCGTGTGGACGCCAACCTGAAGCGCGTGGCCATGTACACCCGCCAGCACGGCCTGCGGTGGCGGCCCCACACGAAGACGCACAAGACACCGGAGTTCGCCGCGCTCCAGCTCGCAGCCGGAGCCCAGGGCGTCACCGTGGCCACCGTCCGCGAGGCGGAGGTCATGGCCACCGTCTGCGACGACATCCTGCTCGCCTATCCCCCCGTGGGCGACGACAGGCTCGCCCGGCTCATGGCGCTACCACCCCACGTCCGGCTCACCGTGGCCCTGGACTCGGGCGAGGCGCTGGAGATGCTGAGCCGCGCGGCCCGGAGGGCGGGCCGTACGGTGGGCGTGTTGGTGGAGCTGGACCTGGGCATGCGGCGCGTGGGCCTCCAGTCCACCGGGGACGCCATCGCCCTGGCCGGTAACGTGGCGTTCGGCAGTGGCCTGGAGTACCGGGGCATCACCTTCTACGCCGGACACCTGCGCCTTCCCCAGGAGCAGCTGGGCTCTGCGATGCGCGCACAGTCCGAGCGGCTGGCGGCCTTCATCGAGGCCCTGACGGACTCGGGACTGCGGCCCGAAACCGTGAGCGGCGGCTCCACGCCGACGCTGTGGCGTTCGCACGAGGTCGCCGGGCTCACGGAGATTCGCCCGGGCATCAACGTCTTCAACGACCGCAACTCCGCGACGGTGGGCGCGTGCGCATGGGACGAATGCGCGTACTCCGTGCTGGCCACGGTGGTGAGCACCACGGTGCCGGGACAGGCCGTCATCGACGCGGGTTCCAAGGCCCTGGCCAAGGAGGAAGGCTTCACGGACGCAGGCGGGTACGGCGCCCTGCTCGACATGCCTGACGTCCTGGTGCGCGGCCTGTCCGAGGAGCACGGCCTGCTGGACCTCTCCCGCACCGACTGGCGGCCCCGCGTGGGCGACCGCGTGCGCGTGGTGCCCAACCACGCCTGCGCCTCCGTCAACCTGCACGACCGGTTGCACCTGCTGCGTCAGGCTACCTGGGCCGGCACGCACGCCATCACCGCACGCGGCTGGTGA
- a CDS encoding DivIVA domain-containing protein, whose product MKITPLDIRQKRFETALRGFSRREVEAYLELIAGEFEEVVKENIALKEEVKRTQFKVEQHQERERTLQETMVTAQRISEDLKDAAKKEAEIIIADAEHQAEKIVHGAHQRLVQVVEDINELKRQRTQFESQVRSVLDAHQKLLETFKSPTFADRDYARVEDNVAYLSQKKANGDS is encoded by the coding sequence ATGAAAATCACTCCGCTCGACATCCGGCAGAAGCGGTTCGAAACGGCCCTGCGCGGCTTCTCTCGCCGTGAGGTGGAGGCCTATCTCGAGCTCATCGCCGGTGAATTCGAGGAGGTGGTGAAGGAGAACATCGCGCTCAAGGAGGAAGTGAAGCGCACCCAGTTCAAGGTGGAGCAACACCAGGAACGGGAGCGCACCCTCCAGGAGACCATGGTCACCGCCCAGCGCATCAGCGAGGACCTGAAGGACGCCGCGAAGAAGGAAGCGGAAATCATCATCGCGGACGCCGAACATCAGGCGGAGAAGATCGTCCACGGCGCCCACCAGCGACTGGTGCAGGTGGTGGAGGACATCAACGAGCTGAAGCGCCAGCGCACCCAATTCGAGTCGCAGGTCCGCTCCGTGTTGGATGCCCACCAGAAGCTGCTGGAAACCTTCAAGAGCCCCACGTTCGCGGACCGCGACTACGCGCGCGTCGAGGACAACGTGGCGTATCTGTCCCAGAAGAAAGCCAACGGCGACTCCTGA
- a CDS encoding DUF4105 domain-containing protein: protein MQSVFRVITALLLTLGVTWAALALALTGAGPEGAHGLRALGAGLLAVGAVVAWRRHSQGAALSVIGVGCVVIWGWTQTVRPATQADWAPDLARSARAVVEGSRVTLHDVRDFRYRTTSDWDASWYSATYDTRELTGAWFIVEPFSGVWGAAHTMVSFGFADGRYLVFSVEVRREKGETFSALGGLFRQFELTYVVGDERDLVQLRSNHRKDDVYLYPVDASKERIASFFLDMVARMNALHEKPEFYDTLTNNCTTNLVRHLEKVSQSRVPYDHRTLLPAFSDALAYELELIDRDAPLEQVRQRYHINARAQAADGRPDFSRRIREPLAAADTAP from the coding sequence ATGCAAAGTGTCTTCCGTGTCATCACCGCCCTGCTCCTCACGCTGGGCGTCACCTGGGCCGCGCTGGCCCTGGCGTTGACGGGGGCGGGCCCCGAGGGCGCGCACGGACTGCGGGCGTTGGGGGCCGGGCTGCTCGCGGTGGGCGCGGTGGTCGCCTGGCGGCGTCACTCACAAGGGGCGGCCCTGTCCGTCATTGGCGTTGGGTGTGTGGTCATCTGGGGGTGGACCCAGACGGTACGGCCCGCGACGCAGGCGGACTGGGCGCCGGACCTGGCGCGCTCCGCCCGGGCGGTGGTGGAGGGCTCCCGTGTGACGTTGCATGACGTGCGTGACTTCCGCTACCGCACCACGTCGGACTGGGATGCGTCGTGGTACTCGGCCACGTACGACACGCGTGAGCTCACGGGCGCGTGGTTCATCGTGGAGCCCTTCTCCGGCGTCTGGGGCGCGGCCCACACCATGGTGAGCTTCGGCTTCGCGGATGGGCGCTACCTCGTCTTCTCCGTGGAGGTCCGCCGCGAGAAGGGGGAGACCTTCTCCGCGCTGGGCGGCCTGTTCCGCCAGTTCGAGCTCACCTACGTGGTGGGGGACGAGCGGGACCTGGTGCAGCTGCGCTCCAACCACCGCAAGGATGACGTCTACCTCTACCCGGTGGATGCGTCGAAGGAGCGCATCGCCAGCTTCTTCCTCGACATGGTGGCGCGGATGAACGCGCTGCACGAGAAGCCGGAGTTCTACGACACGCTCACCAACAACTGCACCACCAACCTGGTGCGGCACCTGGAGAAGGTGAGCCAGAGCCGGGTGCCCTACGACCACCGCACCTTGCTGCCGGCGTTCTCGGACGCCCTGGCGTATGAGCTGGAGCTCATCGACCGGGACGCGCCGCTGGAGCAGGTGCGCCAGCGCTACCACATCAACGCGCGCGCGCAGGCGGCGGATGGGCGCCCGGACTTCTCACGGCGCATCCGCGAGCCGCTGGCCGCCGCTGACACCGCGCCGTGA
- a CDS encoding MbtH family protein, producing MADEREDTTVYKVVVNHEEQYSIWPADRENALGWKDAGKQGLKAECLEYIKEVWTDMRPLSLRKKMEELKS from the coding sequence ATGGCGGATGAGCGAGAGGACACGACCGTCTACAAGGTCGTGGTGAACCACGAGGAGCAGTACTCCATCTGGCCGGCCGACCGCGAGAACGCGCTCGGCTGGAAGGATGCAGGCAAGCAGGGGCTCAAGGCCGAGTGCCTGGAGTACATCAAGGAGGTCTGGACGGACATGCGTCCGCTGAGCCTCCGCAAGAAGATGGAAGAGCTGAAGTCGTAG
- a CDS encoding styrene monooxygenase/indole monooxygenase family protein: MERIAIVGAGTAGLHLGLKLLSHGVPVTIYTEQEPSKLRVSRLLNTVAHHAPTRMRERILGVDHWSGPNADMFYIGIHVNGGPHPFSLRGRVDSPSIFVDYRQYQPRLAEDFVARGGKLEVLPVDLDVLERLAQQHALMVVATGRNGLTRLFPRVPALSPHTQPPRMLFAALLKGVRMQEPIGMNANLIPGQGEIFESQVVTENGRVPSVLIEALPGSELSRLSTQRYDEDPRAFEAMLMDFLRRFAPTTYERVDPASFGVRGPMDYLQGSFTPTVRQGWAPLSNGRFALAVGDTHVTNDPVAGQGANAGSASAFALAEHIVTALADNRPFDEVFCREAEAGSWAATAPATHWTNALLQPPPPHVIDLLAAGSKDARVADAVATAFVTPELILSACASPESTAAFIARHRPMAREAAPPPSPLAWHLPPEEPKVTVSLTR, encoded by the coding sequence ATGGAGCGCATTGCAATTGTTGGCGCCGGCACCGCGGGACTTCACCTGGGTCTGAAGCTGCTGTCCCACGGTGTGCCCGTGACGATCTACACGGAGCAGGAGCCGAGCAAGCTACGGGTTTCCCGTCTGCTCAACACGGTGGCGCACCATGCCCCCACGCGCATGCGCGAGCGCATCCTGGGCGTGGACCACTGGAGCGGCCCCAACGCTGACATGTTCTATATCGGCATCCATGTGAACGGCGGCCCTCACCCGTTCAGCCTCCGGGGCCGCGTGGATTCCCCCTCCATCTTCGTGGACTACCGGCAGTACCAGCCGCGTCTCGCGGAGGACTTCGTCGCGCGCGGCGGCAAGCTGGAGGTCCTTCCCGTGGACCTCGACGTGCTGGAGCGCCTGGCCCAGCAGCACGCGCTGATGGTGGTCGCCACTGGCCGCAATGGCCTGACACGCCTGTTCCCTCGCGTGCCCGCGCTGTCGCCGCACACGCAGCCGCCGCGCATGCTCTTCGCCGCGCTGCTCAAGGGCGTGCGTATGCAGGAGCCCATTGGGATGAATGCCAACCTGATTCCGGGCCAGGGCGAGATCTTCGAGTCCCAGGTCGTCACCGAGAACGGCCGGGTCCCCAGCGTGCTCATCGAAGCCCTTCCCGGCAGTGAGCTGTCGCGGCTCAGCACGCAGCGCTACGACGAAGACCCGCGCGCCTTCGAGGCGATGCTGATGGACTTCCTGCGGCGCTTCGCGCCCACCACCTACGAGCGCGTGGATCCGGCGAGCTTCGGCGTGCGAGGTCCCATGGACTACCTCCAGGGTTCCTTCACTCCGACGGTGCGCCAGGGCTGGGCCCCCCTCTCCAACGGCCGCTTCGCGCTGGCAGTGGGCGACACGCACGTGACGAACGACCCCGTCGCGGGACAGGGGGCCAACGCGGGGTCCGCTTCCGCCTTCGCGTTGGCGGAGCACATCGTCACCGCGCTGGCGGACAACCGTCCCTTCGACGAGGTCTTCTGTCGGGAGGCCGAAGCGGGCTCGTGGGCCGCCACCGCGCCGGCGACGCACTGGACCAACGCCCTGCTCCAGCCGCCGCCTCCGCACGTGATTGACTTGCTGGCCGCTGGCAGCAAGGACGCGCGGGTCGCGGATGCCGTCGCCACCGCCTTCGTGACGCCCGAGCTCATCCTCTCCGCATGTGCCAGCCCGGAGAGCACCGCGGCGTTCATCGCGCGGCACCGCCCCATGGCCCGCGAGGCCGCGCCGCCTCCCAGCCCCCTGGCGTGGCACCTGCCTCCCGAGGAGCCCAAGGTCACTGTGTCGCTGACCCGCTGA
- a CDS encoding peptidase MA family metallohydrolase, with amino-acid sequence MRHLLVLLLLLAAPGAWAQEPGGPHGTHAHDVVTDAALVPLTRPPEVSGDVTTKRFRILHTAAATAAAHELSRQIEGVRDRFGTILGKDWPGVTEIRLGVGRKEFEALALPGGKPPGWAVALAYPAHQIILLDALSLHEPEGQQTLRHELAHVALGQLAPSWPRWFQEGVAQYVTGERYSLTHYSALFRAVTQERVFHFEHLDRAWPDVPSDVEIAYAQSAAFVAHLSAKFGPQAMAALVDGVARGEPFETAFGKAFRTSLLVEETDWREGLAARYGWLPLTTSSALVWLSASFLCVAAYARRRQQRAAKLAEMAAQDAAEDAALRLLAAQAAQAQAQGTAVSAGDSTWPDWPAGSQGTEAHLEAQDGEAPADSAIGDLPGELDDEDGPNGRPPKPTLH; translated from the coding sequence ATGCGCCACCTGCTTGTCCTGCTCCTGCTGCTCGCCGCCCCTGGGGCCTGGGCCCAGGAACCGGGCGGCCCTCATGGCACCCACGCCCATGACGTCGTGACGGACGCCGCGCTGGTGCCCCTGACGCGTCCGCCCGAGGTCAGCGGGGACGTGACGACGAAGCGCTTCCGCATCCTCCACACCGCCGCCGCCACCGCGGCCGCGCACGAGCTGTCCCGGCAGATTGAAGGTGTCCGAGACCGGTTCGGCACCATCCTGGGCAAGGACTGGCCGGGCGTCACCGAGATTCGCCTGGGCGTGGGCCGCAAGGAATTCGAGGCCCTGGCGCTGCCCGGAGGAAAGCCCCCCGGGTGGGCCGTGGCGCTGGCCTACCCCGCCCATCAAATCATCCTGCTGGACGCGCTCAGCCTTCATGAGCCGGAGGGCCAGCAGACGCTCCGGCACGAGCTGGCGCACGTGGCCCTGGGGCAGCTGGCTCCGTCGTGGCCGCGCTGGTTCCAGGAAGGCGTCGCGCAATACGTCACCGGGGAGCGCTACTCCCTGACGCACTACTCCGCCCTCTTCCGGGCTGTCACCCAGGAGCGCGTGTTCCACTTCGAACACCTCGACCGGGCCTGGCCGGACGTGCCGTCGGACGTGGAAATCGCCTACGCGCAGAGCGCCGCCTTCGTCGCGCACCTGTCGGCGAAGTTCGGCCCCCAGGCCATGGCCGCGCTCGTGGACGGCGTGGCGCGCGGCGAGCCCTTCGAGACGGCCTTCGGCAAGGCCTTCCGCACCTCGCTGTTGGTCGAGGAGACCGACTGGCGTGAAGGCCTGGCCGCGCGCTACGGCTGGCTCCCACTCACCACCAGCTCCGCGCTCGTCTGGCTGAGCGCGTCCTTCCTCTGCGTGGCCGCCTATGCCCGCCGCCGCCAGCAGCGCGCCGCGAAGCTGGCGGAGATGGCGGCCCAGGATGCCGCGGAGGACGCCGCGCTGCGGCTGCTGGCCGCCCAGGCCGCGCAGGCCCAGGCGCAGGGCACCGCCGTGAGTGCCGGGGACTCCACCTGGCCGGACTGGCCCGCGGGCTCGCAGGGCACGGAAGCCCACCTGGAGGCCCAGGACGGCGAGGCACCCGCGGACAGCGCCATTGGCGACCTCCCGGGTGAACTGGACGACGAAGACGGCCCCAACGGCCGGCCGCCGAAGCCCACCCTCCACTGA
- a CDS encoding J domain-containing protein — MNAAAANWQTLENVDVECTHCGIRMTQQPGTRVRYFRCSGCHRWVSSVYSDVFRADAKVRTHPVKDTGAQDEQFIEVKDRLDRWLSALEEQDPYRLLGVSPLDSADTVRARYHALAMEQHPDRGGSAEKMRELNAAYERILRHRQRKRQEALSAGAPVASATVLPARSR, encoded by the coding sequence ATGAACGCGGCGGCAGCGAACTGGCAGACACTGGAAAACGTCGATGTGGAGTGCACCCACTGCGGCATCCGGATGACCCAGCAACCGGGGACCCGGGTTCGCTACTTCCGGTGTTCCGGGTGCCACCGCTGGGTGTCCAGCGTGTACTCCGACGTCTTCCGGGCGGACGCGAAGGTGCGCACGCACCCGGTGAAGGACACCGGCGCCCAGGACGAGCAGTTCATCGAGGTCAAGGACCGGCTGGACCGGTGGCTGTCCGCGCTGGAAGAGCAGGACCCCTACCGGCTGCTGGGTGTCTCGCCGCTGGACTCGGCCGACACGGTCCGCGCGCGCTACCACGCGCTGGCCATGGAGCAGCACCCGGACCGCGGCGGCTCCGCGGAGAAGATGCGCGAGCTGAACGCGGCCTATGAGCGCATCCTCCGGCACCGCCAGCGCAAGCGTCAGGAGGCGCTGTCGGCCGGAGCGCCCGTGGCCTCCGCCACCGTCCTTCCCGCGCGCAGCAGGTAG
- a CDS encoding HEAT repeat domain-containing protein codes for MRPLVLAGLLLATATRAQASSPPGPAPTPPVEAALAPATDDAALLRGLLGAVRPAPEEIRAIAIEDLALLGDARALDALATLLWDPNPRIQQAALRAVTLFQHARAEEILANVVRHPRLPDALKIQALNGLVFQRTPTARRAVQDAAVDSRLTAGVQNAARAVVSQWDATRR; via the coding sequence ATGCGTCCCCTGGTTCTCGCTGGCCTGCTCCTTGCCACCGCCACCCGTGCCCAAGCCTCGTCCCCCCCGGGTCCGGCGCCCACGCCCCCGGTGGAGGCCGCCCTGGCGCCCGCGACGGACGACGCCGCCCTCCTGCGGGGCCTCCTGGGGGCGGTGCGGCCCGCGCCGGAGGAGATTCGGGCCATCGCCATCGAAGACCTGGCGCTGCTGGGAGATGCCCGCGCCCTGGACGCGCTGGCCACGCTCCTGTGGGACCCCAACCCCCGCATCCAGCAGGCGGCGTTGCGGGCCGTCACGCTGTTCCAGCACGCCCGCGCGGAGGAGATTCTCGCCAATGTGGTGCGCCACCCCCGGCTGCCGGACGCGCTGAAAATCCAGGCGCTCAACGGGCTCGTCTTCCAGCGCACGCCCACCGCGCGCCGGGCCGTCCAGGACGCCGCTGTCGACTCGCGGCTCACCGCGGGGGTGCAGAACGCCGCGCGCGCCGTCGTGTCTCAGTGGGACGCGACGCGCCGCTGA
- a CDS encoding stage II sporulation protein M encodes MATPLPAYVAQRRADWDALQALLAKQRSGTLKLGELRTLDTLYRRASADLAHAQTFYAGTDVHRFLNQLCGQAYASIYQPPRERWPAVRDFFRREFPATLRRERGFVGASAVLFILGILLGALVVLWEPRGAELLVPSGVRHYVAQGRMWTDDILSVAPPNSVASGIATNNLTVTIVTFALGLTGGLGTLFLLVNNGVHIGAISALCAREGMLGGLLDFIAAHGPVELSILVIAGGAGLMVGQALIDPGELPRGQALAVRGREAVKLVLGCAPFLALIGVVEGYVSPGDMFPTWLKAGLGLVLGALFWAYLLRAGRTVAEATGAPADSAS; translated from the coding sequence ATGGCCACGCCCCTGCCCGCCTACGTGGCCCAACGCCGCGCGGACTGGGATGCGCTCCAGGCCCTGCTGGCGAAGCAGCGCTCCGGCACGCTGAAGCTGGGCGAGCTGCGCACGCTGGACACGCTGTACCGCCGCGCGTCCGCCGACCTGGCGCACGCGCAGACCTTCTACGCCGGCACGGATGTCCACCGCTTCCTCAACCAGCTCTGTGGCCAGGCCTACGCGTCCATCTACCAGCCGCCGCGCGAGCGCTGGCCCGCGGTGCGGGACTTCTTCCGCCGCGAGTTCCCCGCCACCTTGCGCCGCGAGCGTGGCTTCGTGGGCGCCAGCGCCGTGCTGTTCATCCTGGGCATCCTGCTGGGCGCCCTGGTGGTGCTGTGGGAGCCGCGGGGCGCCGAGCTGCTGGTGCCCTCCGGCGTGCGCCACTACGTGGCGCAGGGCCGCATGTGGACGGATGACATCCTGTCGGTGGCGCCTCCCAACTCGGTGGCGTCCGGCATCGCCACCAACAATCTCACCGTCACCATCGTCACCTTCGCCCTGGGCCTCACCGGCGGCCTGGGCACGCTGTTCCTGCTGGTGAACAACGGGGTGCATATCGGCGCCATCAGCGCGCTGTGCGCCCGCGAGGGCATGCTGGGGGGATTGCTGGACTTCATCGCCGCGCACGGCCCGGTGGAGCTGTCCATCCTGGTCATCGCCGGTGGGGCGGGACTGATGGTGGGCCAGGCGCTCATCGACCCGGGGGAGCTGCCCCGGGGACAGGCGCTGGCGGTGCGCGGGCGGGAAGCGGTGAAGCTGGTGCTGGGCTGCGCGCCCTTCCTCGCCCTCATCGGCGTGGTGGAGGGCTACGTCTCCCCAGGGGACATGTTCCCCACCTGGCTGAAGGCGGGGCTGGGCCTGGTCCTGGGGGCGCTCTTCTGGGCCTACCTGCTGCGCGCGGGAAGGACGGTGGCGGAGGCCACGGGCGCTCCGGCCGACAGCGCCTCCTGA
- a CDS encoding ketopantoate reductase family protein translates to MRFAILGSGGVGGFFGAKLVRAGHDVTFLARGAHLRAMREHGLTIRGAEGDFTVAVKADDDVQRFGPVDVVVLAVKNYDVASVLPAVKTLLSARGAPAPGETPPFVLTLQNGVDIPSEVAAAVGEAAVLGGTTYISTAISEPGVITQTGTNHRIVLGEVFGDTSRISDRAQSLRDALAGAGITVEAVADARGALWDKLSFLACISAFCTASRLPVGALRDNPAFREVFRQAAAEVLSVAAAEGITTTRTPDALVQYMDGLPAHMRPSMLGDLENGKPLEVEYLQGSVVRRGRARGVPTPVMSTLYVLLLPHAQGERKA, encoded by the coding sequence ATGCGATTCGCCATCTTGGGCTCTGGAGGCGTCGGTGGTTTCTTCGGCGCGAAGCTGGTCCGCGCCGGGCATGACGTGACGTTCCTCGCGCGCGGAGCGCACCTGCGCGCCATGCGGGAACACGGGCTCACCATCCGCGGCGCCGAAGGAGACTTCACCGTCGCGGTCAAGGCCGACGATGACGTCCAGCGCTTCGGCCCCGTGGACGTCGTGGTCCTCGCGGTGAAGAACTACGACGTCGCTTCCGTGCTCCCCGCGGTGAAGACGTTGCTCTCCGCGCGAGGCGCACCGGCGCCGGGCGAAACGCCGCCCTTCGTGCTCACCTTGCAGAACGGCGTGGACATCCCCTCCGAAGTGGCCGCCGCCGTGGGCGAGGCCGCCGTCCTGGGCGGCACCACGTACATCTCCACTGCCATCAGCGAGCCCGGCGTCATCACCCAGACCGGAACGAACCACCGCATCGTGCTCGGAGAAGTGTTCGGTGACACCTCGCGCATCTCGGACCGTGCGCAGTCCCTGCGGGACGCGCTGGCCGGTGCGGGCATCACCGTGGAGGCCGTGGCGGATGCGCGCGGAGCGCTCTGGGACAAGCTGTCCTTCCTCGCCTGCATCTCCGCGTTCTGCACCGCGTCCCGGCTGCCCGTGGGCGCCCTCCGGGACAATCCGGCCTTCCGCGAGGTGTTCCGGCAGGCCGCCGCCGAGGTGCTCAGCGTCGCCGCCGCGGAGGGCATCACCACCACGCGCACGCCGGACGCCCTGGTGCAGTACATGGACGGGCTGCCCGCCCACATGCGCCCATCCATGCTGGGCGACCTGGAGAACGGCAAGCCGCTGGAGGTCGAATACCTCCAGGGCTCGGTGGTGCGCCGGGGGCGCGCGCGGGGCGTCCCCACGCCGGTGATGAGCACCCTCTATGTCCTGCTGCTGCCCCACGCCCAGGGGGAACGAAAGGCCTGA
- the fruA gene encoding response regulator transcription factor FruA — translation MATNQAAIRVSILEGPWAAWQGLADGLRGEGVQVSSVTRDVRLFLDSLGTDPPQVAVMDVEGDSEAAVGCSVTEGINLLREARKRRLEVRMLLLSAVSTPEIISQCFDEGASGYLFRAGLGTTAVASAINSLVRGERLFPVQLLRNDFEHPPVTSPTASVLLALTQREREVLAYVAGGADNLKIAAHLQIAERTVKSHVTQLYRKLGAENRTQLALRACHLGVRPPPDL, via the coding sequence ATGGCAACCAATCAAGCAGCGATTCGTGTATCGATTCTGGAAGGACCGTGGGCAGCCTGGCAGGGCCTGGCCGACGGGCTCCGTGGTGAAGGCGTGCAGGTCTCCTCGGTGACGAGGGATGTGCGCCTGTTCCTCGACAGCCTGGGGACGGACCCGCCGCAGGTCGCGGTCATGGACGTGGAGGGTGACAGCGAGGCGGCCGTGGGCTGCTCTGTCACGGAAGGCATCAACCTCCTGCGGGAGGCGCGCAAGCGCCGGCTGGAGGTGCGGATGCTGTTGCTCTCCGCGGTGAGCACGCCGGAAATCATCTCGCAGTGCTTCGACGAGGGTGCCTCCGGCTACCTGTTCCGCGCGGGGCTGGGCACGACGGCGGTGGCGTCCGCCATCAACTCCCTGGTCCGAGGCGAGCGGCTGTTCCCGGTGCAGCTCCTGAGGAACGACTTCGAACATCCACCCGTGACGTCACCCACCGCGAGCGTGCTGCTGGCGCTCACGCAGCGCGAGCGCGAGGTGCTGGCGTATGTCGCGGGCGGTGCGGACAACCTGAAGATTGCCGCGCACCTGCAAATCGCCGAGCGCACCGTGAAGTCCCACGTCACGCAACTCTACCGGAAGCTGGGCGCGGAGAACCGCACGCAGCTGGCGCTGAGGGCGTGCCACCTGGGCGTCCGGCCGCCGCCGGACCTCTAG
- a CDS encoding RDD family protein, whose translation MRSAPTPHLDVATPERVALTLPIAGIGYRCLAWLVDASLLFFFWLVAYFVFTLLVSDVLGVFQALSGVGQTLLVVGVFATQWLYWTVSEVFFHGQTVGKRVLGIRVVRTDGSPVGVYESAVRNLCRAVDFLPMLYAAACVSMLLTRQHRRLGDLLAGTLLVREERIDLDKYTAAPPTSEPLPQGTGARPLSPEDVELVLSFLSRAPGLAPEVRQRLGARLVERVGPDDAEARAAVLASAESTEAFLRARVQGAR comes from the coding sequence ATGCGCTCCGCTCCGACTCCCCATCTCGACGTCGCCACCCCCGAACGCGTGGCGCTCACGCTTCCCATCGCGGGCATCGGCTACCGGTGCCTCGCGTGGCTGGTGGACGCGAGCCTGCTGTTCTTCTTCTGGCTGGTGGCCTACTTCGTCTTCACGTTGCTGGTGTCGGACGTGCTCGGCGTCTTCCAGGCGTTGTCGGGCGTGGGGCAGACGCTGCTGGTGGTGGGCGTCTTCGCCACGCAGTGGCTGTACTGGACGGTGAGCGAGGTCTTCTTCCACGGCCAGACGGTGGGCAAGCGCGTGCTGGGCATCCGGGTGGTGCGCACGGACGGCTCGCCCGTGGGCGTCTACGAGAGCGCGGTGCGCAACCTCTGCCGCGCGGTGGACTTCCTGCCCATGCTGTACGCCGCCGCCTGTGTCAGCATGCTGCTCACCCGCCAGCACCGGCGACTGGGAGACCTGCTCGCCGGCACGCTGCTGGTCCGCGAGGAGCGCATCGACCTGGACAAGTACACCGCCGCGCCGCCCACGTCCGAGCCCTTGCCACAGGGCACGGGTGCGCGGCCCCTGTCTCCGGAGGACGTGGAGCTGGTGCTGTCCTTCCTCTCACGCGCGCCGGGGCTGGCGCCGGAGGTGCGGCAGCGGCTGGGCGCGCGGCTGGTGGAGCGCGTGGGGCCCGACGACGCGGAAGCACGCGCGGCGGTGCTGGCGTCCGCGGAGAGCACCGAGGCCTTCCTGCGCGCCCGCGTCCAGGGAGCGCGCTGA